A region of Nocardioides sp. JS614 DNA encodes the following proteins:
- a CDS encoding AMP-binding protein has translation MTTDQFARVAVPARELDLTLLGGHPDDPALVTGDRTVTYAELAALVQRRALELDDPGRLLLLEMANDLPSVVTYLAALALHRPVVIATPGAHDDIARTYRPALDADAPPPLHPDLAVLLSTSGSTGSPKLVRLSRANVVANARSIADYLGIRRSDRALTSLPLHYCYGLSVLNSHLVAGAAVVLTDLSVADECFWDLARTHRATTFAGVPYTFDLLDATGFADRDLPHLRYVTQAGGRLAPETVVRYAELGQRRGWDLFVMYGQTEATARMAYLPPTLAPTRPEAIGVAVPGGTLRVDLDGPGREGLPADVGELVYGGPNVMMGYAHGPADLARGAELTELRTGDLARRGPDGLWEVVGRLNRTAKVFGLRLDLDRIERRLATAGAPARAVVVGEGLHLFTTRPRDRRVLPTHLARIAGIPAGTVTAHVVETVPTTASGKCDYAALRRQAEAALALAEPDAGSEAAPAYGDVTGLRDLYAVLLGRPDATAQDTFVGLGGDSLSFVELSTRLAARIGHLPADWPHRSIESLALESRPARRFTTPVELGVVLRAVAIILIVVTHVDVVHLLGGAHVLLALVGYHLARFGLAVDGRRTRTRRLLVGLAGVAVPASLWIGGAALLTGEYRPATALYLNGVVGESRWSDDWQFWFLDVLVWGTLAVALALAVPWVDRRQRRSPYAVALVALVAALGLRYATVGVSADLTEKYTVAGSLWLIALGWAVAEARTRTQRLVVAAVAALGLVGFFPGEPSRTAIVGIGVLLLLWARPVPVPTVLAAPLRVVAGASLWIYLTQWQVYPGLEAAGRPALAIGASLAVGVACCCAYTRLERAVRPRLSRRRRG, from the coding sequence GTGACCACGGACCAGTTCGCCCGGGTCGCCGTACCCGCTCGCGAGCTGGACCTGACCCTCCTCGGCGGCCACCCCGACGACCCCGCGCTCGTCACCGGCGACCGCACGGTGACCTACGCCGAGCTGGCCGCGCTCGTGCAGCGCCGCGCGCTCGAGCTCGACGACCCGGGCCGGCTGCTGCTGCTCGAGATGGCCAACGACCTGCCCAGCGTCGTGACCTACCTGGCCGCCCTCGCGCTCCACCGCCCCGTGGTGATCGCCACCCCCGGCGCGCACGACGACATCGCCCGGACCTACCGGCCGGCGCTGGACGCCGACGCCCCGCCGCCGCTGCACCCCGACCTGGCCGTGCTGCTGTCGACCTCGGGCTCCACTGGCTCACCCAAGCTGGTCCGGCTCTCCCGCGCCAACGTGGTCGCCAACGCGCGGAGCATCGCCGACTACCTCGGCATCCGCCGCTCCGACCGGGCGCTCACCTCGCTCCCCCTGCACTACTGCTACGGCCTCTCGGTGCTCAACAGCCACCTGGTCGCCGGGGCCGCGGTGGTGCTGACCGACCTGTCGGTGGCCGACGAGTGCTTCTGGGACCTGGCCCGCACCCACCGGGCGACGACGTTCGCCGGCGTCCCCTACACGTTCGACCTGCTGGACGCGACCGGCTTCGCCGACCGCGACCTGCCGCACCTGCGCTACGTCACCCAGGCCGGCGGCCGGCTCGCGCCCGAGACGGTGGTGCGGTACGCCGAGCTCGGGCAGCGCCGCGGCTGGGACCTGTTCGTGATGTACGGCCAGACCGAGGCCACCGCCCGGATGGCGTACCTGCCGCCCACGCTGGCGCCGACCCGGCCGGAGGCGATCGGGGTCGCCGTACCGGGGGGGACGCTGCGGGTGGACCTGGACGGGCCCGGCCGCGAGGGCCTGCCCGCGGACGTCGGCGAGCTCGTCTACGGCGGCCCGAACGTGATGATGGGCTACGCCCACGGGCCCGCGGACCTGGCCCGGGGCGCCGAGCTGACCGAGCTGCGCACCGGCGACCTGGCCCGGCGCGGTCCGGACGGGCTGTGGGAGGTCGTCGGCCGGCTGAACCGCACCGCCAAGGTGTTCGGCCTGCGGCTCGACCTCGACCGGATCGAGCGCCGGCTGGCCACCGCGGGTGCCCCGGCGCGGGCAGTGGTCGTCGGCGAGGGCCTGCACCTGTTCACGACCCGGCCCCGCGACCGGCGCGTGCTGCCCACCCACCTGGCGCGGATCGCCGGCATCCCGGCCGGCACCGTGACCGCCCACGTGGTCGAGACCGTGCCGACGACCGCGTCCGGCAAGTGCGACTACGCCGCGCTGCGCCGCCAGGCCGAGGCCGCGCTCGCGCTGGCCGAGCCGGACGCCGGATCCGAGGCGGCGCCGGCGTACGGCGACGTCACCGGCCTGCGCGACCTGTACGCCGTCCTCCTCGGCCGCCCGGACGCCACCGCGCAGGACACCTTCGTCGGGCTCGGCGGCGACTCGCTGTCCTTCGTCGAGCTCTCGACCCGGCTCGCGGCCCGGATCGGACACCTGCCCGCGGACTGGCCGCACCGGTCGATCGAGTCACTGGCCCTGGAGTCCCGGCCGGCCCGCCGGTTCACGACGCCGGTCGAGCTCGGCGTCGTGCTGCGGGCCGTGGCGATCATCCTGATCGTCGTCACGCACGTCGACGTCGTGCACCTGCTCGGCGGGGCGCACGTGCTGCTCGCGCTGGTCGGCTACCACCTGGCCCGGTTCGGCCTGGCCGTCGACGGGCGGCGGACCCGGACCCGGCGGCTGCTCGTCGGCCTGGCCGGGGTCGCCGTTCCTGCCTCGCTGTGGATCGGCGGCGCCGCCCTCCTCACCGGGGAGTACCGCCCGGCCACGGCGCTGTACCTCAACGGCGTGGTCGGCGAGAGCCGGTGGAGCGACGACTGGCAGTTCTGGTTCCTCGACGTGCTGGTCTGGGGCACGCTCGCGGTCGCCCTGGCGCTCGCGGTGCCGTGGGTGGACCGCCGCCAGCGGCGCTCGCCGTACGCCGTCGCGCTGGTGGCGCTCGTGGCCGCCCTGGGGCTGCGCTACGCCACCGTCGGGGTGAGCGCGGACCTGACCGAGAAGTACACCGTGGCCGGCAGCCTGTGGCTGATCGCGCTCGGGTGGGCGGTCGCGGAGGCGCGCACCCGGACCCAGCGGCTGGTGGTCGCGGCGGTCGCGGCGCTCGGGCTGGTGGGGTTCTTCCCCGGCGAGCCGAGTCGTACGGCGATCGTCGGCATCGGCGTGCTCCTGCTGCTGTGGGCCCGACCCGTGCCGGTCCCCACGGTCCTGGCCGCGCCGCTGCGCGTGGTCGCGGGCGCGTCGCTGTGGATCTACCTGACGCAGTGGCAGGTCTACCCCGGGCTCGAGGCGGCCGGGCGGCCCGCGCTCGCGATCGGCGCCTCGCTGGCGGTGGGCGTGGCGTGCTGCTGCGCCTACACCCGGCTGGAGCGGGCGGTGCGGCCGCGGCTCAGCAGGAGACGCCGAGGCTGA
- a CDS encoding ABC transporter ATP-binding protein: MTKALEVSGLTVGYGDHTVLHAVDLVVEDGITAVLGVSGCGKSTLLRTVAGFLRPRAGTIRLAGTEVSSPTRSVAPRGRNIGYVPQEGALFPHLDVAHNIAFGLPRGQRRRPRERVAEMLELVDLPAGLATRYPHHLSGGQQQRVALARALAARPSLVLLDEPFSSLDAGLREETGRAVVDALRATGSAALLVTHDQGEALSLADQVAIMSGGHFLQAAAPRTIYLSPANEAVASFLGHAALIRGEVAPGEPSRATCVLGSVRVTGHPAPGPVTLALRPEQVQVRPAESGEGVAAEVIDVSFFGHDATVRARLDGHPDLVIARTPADTLPRPGDHVRLVVTGEVRCFAPGAGA, from the coding sequence ATGACCAAGGCGCTGGAGGTCAGCGGCCTCACCGTCGGCTACGGGGACCACACGGTCCTGCACGCGGTCGACCTCGTCGTCGAGGACGGCATCACGGCGGTGCTCGGGGTCTCCGGCTGCGGCAAGTCGACCCTGCTGCGCACCGTCGCCGGCTTCCTCCGCCCCCGCGCGGGCACCATCCGGCTGGCCGGCACGGAGGTGTCCTCGCCGACCCGGTCCGTGGCGCCCCGCGGTCGCAACATCGGCTACGTGCCCCAGGAGGGGGCATTGTTCCCGCACCTGGACGTGGCGCACAACATCGCCTTCGGGCTGCCGCGCGGGCAGCGCCGGCGCCCCCGGGAGCGGGTCGCGGAGATGCTCGAGCTGGTCGACCTGCCGGCCGGGCTCGCCACCCGCTACCCGCACCACCTCTCCGGGGGCCAGCAGCAGCGGGTCGCACTGGCCCGCGCGCTCGCGGCCCGGCCGTCCCTGGTCCTGCTCGACGAGCCGTTCTCGTCCCTGGACGCCGGGCTGCGCGAGGAGACCGGGCGGGCGGTCGTCGACGCGCTGCGCGCCACCGGGTCCGCGGCGCTGCTGGTCACCCACGACCAGGGCGAGGCGCTGTCGCTGGCCGACCAGGTCGCGATCATGTCCGGCGGGCACTTCCTCCAGGCCGCGGCGCCGCGCACCATCTACCTCTCCCCCGCCAACGAGGCCGTCGCCTCCTTCCTCGGGCACGCCGCGCTGATCCGCGGCGAGGTCGCGCCCGGCGAGCCGTCCCGGGCGACCTGCGTCCTCGGGTCCGTGCGGGTCACCGGCCACCCGGCGCCGGGACCGGTCACCCTGGCGCTGCGGCCCGAGCAGGTGCAGGTGCGGCCCGCCGAGAGCGGTGAGGGCGTCGCCGCCGAGGTGATCGACGTGAGCTTCTTCGGCCACGACGCCACCGTCCGGGCCCGGCTGGACGGCCACCCCGACCTGGTCATCGCCCGCACCCCGGCCGACACGCTGCCCCGGCCCGGCGACCACGTGCGCCTCGTCGTCACCGGCGAGGTGCGCTGCTTCGCCCCAGGGGCGGGCGCGTGA
- a CDS encoding ABC transporter permease, which yields MQLPLPGTEPAARTHPQRPEPAPPFLLALGALVTVACLIPLGYVVWSVADVGLAEARDYLFRPRIGELLWNTSRLLVGGVALSVVLGVGGAWLVERTDVPGRGWWHGLMCAPLAVPAFVNGYGWVSMTHAVQSYGGAALVVSLSYFPFVYLPTVAALRRLDPSLEEVSASLGQRPLATFLRVVLPAISPAVLGGALLVGLHLLAEYGALQLLNYPTLTTAILQQYGTSFNGPAASLLALVLVVFCLALLAVELLLRGRGRRARVGSGAARAADPHRLGRGRLPAAGGLAALVVLALGVPLLNLARWLVRGSSTRWDLPDLTSAIATSVGLAVLAGLVATAAATPVAWLSVRHRGGLTTTLERATYTASAMPGIVVALALVTVSIRAVPALYQTVPLLVIGYVILFLPRAVVSLRPTMELAPPVLEDVARSLGCGRTGVGLRVTAPLIAPGLAAGFALVSLAVSTELTATLLLAPIGTDTLSTEFWSKASSVAYGAAAPYALALVVLSVPATWLLSRVTVGAR from the coding sequence GTGCAGCTGCCGCTGCCCGGGACGGAGCCGGCAGCCCGCACGCACCCGCAGCGTCCCGAGCCCGCTCCGCCATTCCTCCTGGCGCTGGGCGCGCTGGTCACCGTCGCCTGCCTGATCCCGCTCGGGTACGTCGTGTGGTCGGTCGCCGACGTCGGCCTGGCCGAGGCCCGCGACTACCTGTTCCGGCCCCGGATCGGCGAGCTGCTGTGGAACACCTCCCGGCTGCTGGTCGGCGGCGTGGCCCTCAGCGTCGTGCTCGGCGTCGGGGGTGCCTGGCTGGTCGAGCGCACCGACGTCCCCGGCCGGGGCTGGTGGCACGGCTTGATGTGCGCGCCGCTCGCCGTACCCGCCTTCGTCAACGGCTACGGCTGGGTCTCGATGACGCACGCGGTGCAGAGCTACGGCGGCGCCGCGCTCGTCGTCAGCCTGTCGTACTTCCCGTTCGTCTACCTGCCCACCGTCGCGGCCCTGCGCCGCCTCGACCCGAGCCTGGAGGAGGTCAGCGCCTCCCTGGGACAGCGGCCGCTCGCGACGTTCCTGCGGGTGGTGCTGCCCGCGATCAGCCCCGCCGTGCTCGGCGGCGCGCTGCTGGTCGGCCTGCACCTGCTGGCGGAGTACGGCGCCCTGCAGCTGCTCAACTACCCCACCCTGACCACGGCGATCCTGCAGCAGTACGGCACCTCCTTCAACGGCCCGGCCGCCAGCCTGCTCGCGCTCGTCCTCGTCGTGTTCTGCCTGGCGCTGCTGGCCGTCGAGCTGCTGCTGCGTGGCCGCGGCCGCCGGGCCCGGGTCGGCTCGGGCGCCGCCCGCGCCGCCGACCCGCACCGCCTCGGCCGCGGGCGGCTCCCGGCGGCGGGTGGGCTCGCCGCGCTCGTCGTACTCGCCCTCGGCGTGCCGCTGCTCAACCTGGCCCGGTGGCTGGTGCGCGGCTCCTCGACCCGGTGGGACCTGCCCGACCTGACCTCGGCCATCGCGACCTCCGTCGGCCTCGCCGTGCTCGCCGGTCTGGTCGCCACGGCCGCGGCGACACCGGTCGCGTGGCTCTCGGTGCGGCACCGCGGCGGGCTGACCACGACGCTGGAGCGGGCCACCTACACCGCCAGCGCGATGCCCGGCATCGTGGTCGCGCTCGCCCTGGTCACGGTGTCGATCCGTGCCGTCCCCGCGCTCTACCAGACCGTGCCGCTGCTGGTGATCGGCTACGTCATCCTGTTCCTGCCGCGCGCGGTCGTGAGCCTCCGGCCGACCATGGAGCTCGCGCCGCCGGTGCTCGAGGACGTGGCGCGCTCGCTGGGCTGCGGCCGCACCGGCGTCGGCCTCCGGGTGACCGCGCCACTCATCGCGCCCGGCCTCGCGGCCGGCTTCGCGCTCGTGTCCCTGGCCGTGTCGACCGAGCTGACCGCCACTCTGCTGCTCGCCCCGATCGGCACCGACACGCTCTCCACGGAGTTCTGGTCCAAGGCCTCCTCCGTCGCGTACGGCGCGGCCGCGCCGTACGCCCTGGCGCTCGTGGTGCTCTCGGTCCCGGCGACCTGGCTGCTCAGCCGAGTCACGGTGGGTGCGCGATGA
- a CDS encoding iron ABC transporter substrate-binding protein: protein MKRVPALLALSLAATLLATGCGSDSDALVIYNAQHEELMTDVAKAFTDETGIDVELRNGKDLEMSAQLVAEGKASPADVFLTENSPAMAQVENAGLFTELPQDAVAPIPAMYRPRSGLWTGFVARSTVLVYNTDQVSADELPDSILDLADPEWKGRISFSPTGADFQAIVAAVLDLEGEQKTRAWLEGIKANGTVYDGNNVVLESVNSGESEVGIIYHYYWYRDQAESGDVSDHSALYFFGHQDPGAFVSVSGAGILASSDHQADAEKFVSYLTSTAGQQVLADSYALEYPLNPDVQLDPPVKPFAELDPPQVNVSDLDGKAVVDLMTEVGFL from the coding sequence ATGAAGCGCGTACCGGCCCTCCTCGCCCTGTCCCTCGCAGCCACGCTGCTCGCCACCGGCTGCGGCAGCGACAGCGACGCCCTGGTCATCTACAACGCCCAGCACGAGGAGCTGATGACCGACGTCGCCAAGGCCTTCACCGACGAGACCGGCATCGACGTCGAGCTGCGCAACGGCAAGGACCTGGAGATGTCCGCCCAGCTGGTCGCCGAGGGCAAGGCCTCGCCCGCCGACGTGTTCCTGACCGAGAACTCCCCCGCCATGGCGCAGGTCGAGAACGCCGGCCTGTTCACCGAGCTCCCGCAGGACGCGGTCGCCCCGATCCCGGCGATGTACCGGCCACGCAGCGGGCTGTGGACCGGCTTCGTGGCCCGCTCGACCGTGCTCGTCTACAACACCGACCAGGTCTCCGCGGACGAGCTGCCCGACTCGATCCTCGACCTCGCCGACCCCGAGTGGAAGGGCCGGATCTCCTTCTCCCCCACCGGCGCGGACTTCCAGGCGATCGTCGCCGCGGTCCTCGACCTCGAGGGCGAGCAGAAGACCCGCGCCTGGCTGGAGGGCATCAAGGCCAACGGCACCGTGTACGACGGCAACAACGTCGTCCTCGAGTCGGTCAACTCCGGCGAGTCCGAGGTCGGGATCATCTACCACTACTACTGGTACCGCGACCAGGCCGAGTCGGGCGACGTCTCCGACCACAGCGCCCTGTACTTCTTCGGCCACCAGGACCCCGGCGCGTTCGTGAGCGTCTCCGGCGCCGGCATCCTCGCCTCCAGCGACCACCAGGCGGACGCGGAGAAGTTCGTGTCCTACCTGACCAGCACCGCCGGCCAGCAGGTGCTCGCCGACAGCTACGCGCTGGAGTACCCGCTCAACCCCGACGTCCAGCTCGACCCACCGGTCAAGCCGTTCGCCGAGCTCGATCCGCCCCAGGTCAACGTCTCGGACCTCGACGGCAAGGCCGTGGTGGACCTGATGACCGAGGTCGGGTTCCTCTGA
- the ctlX gene encoding citrulline utilization hydrolase CtlX, with translation MSAQAPSAVILVRAERFVPNPATAADNAFQRDIPAGQSEDATSSKALAEMDALAQALRDVGVRVHVFRDEDHTRPDSVFPNNWLSTHAGGYVAVYPMYASNRRHERRADVLEMLKSDYRTQTIVDYSGLEPDGIFLEGTGAMVLDHVSRVAYMAVSHRADTHVLERFCSDFNYEPMAFEAVDSEGVPVYHTNVLACVGTDIAMIALGMIPDEQRREQVRERLTVNGRTVIELTEQQIRDFAGNAVELCGRTETGKRRYVMAMSGRARRSLRPDQIAAIEESCEIVSVDIPTIELAGGSVRCMIAGVHLDRRPKPADPELTEAVEAINEEHPTTPDGQDVAAADVEG, from the coding sequence GTGAGTGCCCAAGCCCCGTCCGCCGTCATCCTGGTCCGCGCCGAGCGGTTCGTCCCCAACCCCGCGACGGCGGCCGACAACGCCTTCCAGCGCGACATCCCGGCCGGCCAGTCCGAGGATGCGACGTCGAGCAAGGCACTGGCCGAGATGGACGCGCTGGCCCAGGCGCTGCGCGACGTCGGCGTACGCGTGCACGTCTTCCGCGACGAGGACCACACCCGCCCGGACAGCGTGTTCCCGAACAACTGGCTCTCCACCCATGCGGGCGGCTACGTCGCCGTCTACCCGATGTACGCCTCGAACCGGCGCCACGAGCGCCGCGCGGACGTGCTGGAGATGCTGAAGTCGGACTACCGGACCCAGACGATCGTCGACTACTCCGGGCTCGAGCCGGACGGCATCTTCCTCGAGGGCACCGGCGCGATGGTGCTCGACCACGTGTCCCGGGTCGCGTACATGGCGGTCAGCCACCGCGCCGACACCCACGTCCTGGAGCGGTTCTGCAGCGACTTCAACTACGAGCCGATGGCCTTCGAGGCGGTCGACTCCGAGGGCGTGCCGGTCTACCACACCAACGTGCTCGCCTGCGTCGGCACCGACATCGCGATGATCGCGCTGGGGATGATCCCGGACGAGCAGCGCCGCGAGCAGGTCCGCGAGCGGCTCACCGTCAACGGCCGCACGGTGATCGAGCTGACCGAGCAGCAGATCCGCGACTTCGCCGGCAACGCCGTCGAGCTCTGCGGCCGGACGGAGACCGGCAAGCGCCGTTACGTCATGGCGATGTCCGGCCGCGCCCGCCGCAGCCTCCGCCCCGACCAGATCGCGGCGATCGAGGAGTCCTGCGAGATCGTCTCCGTCGACATCCCCACCATCGAGCTCGCCGGCGGCTCGGTGCGCTGCATGATCGCCGGCGTCCACCTCGACCGCCGCCCCAAGCCCGCCGACCCCGAGCTCACCGAGGCCGTCGAGGCGATCAACGAGGAGCACCCCACCACGCCCGACGGGCAGGACGTGGCCGCGGCGGACGTCGAGGGCTGA
- a CDS encoding DUF222 domain-containing protein, whose product MSTARELADLSEERILDLAGACSETIRDAETELLRLAYQWAIVHPANRLDPVEADQPGRERARQLGGEGTPRVAEFAAAEFGARIGRSPYAAASLIGDALDLEHRFPRLWARVEAGEVRASYARYVTTKTRTLTAEQAAYVDARVFESADGRLPWSRFEELVAGTVAQAAPEAAREKEERAAKARFAKKVRRTVADETHGMASFLVHADLPTIEAIDDYVTQRAKQLADTLPDAPHLATEDDRRVHAFLLLVSGAPADTDLADLLPQVCLYVHTYADPGADRTQSSEGIVRVEGHGPVTQEWVRRFLGPHARFTIRPVLDLAGQAPVDSWEIPDRHRRAVHLMTPADTFPFASCTSPGMQVDHTIPYHQGGVSGVGNYGPMTTLHHRIKTHGAGWQVKQPFPGIYMWRDPHGGFYLVDHTGTRRLPGTRRPLVVELWHPPAGIEIALADDYTPAA is encoded by the coding sequence ATGAGCACAGCACGCGAGTTGGCCGACCTGTCGGAGGAGCGGATCCTCGACCTGGCCGGCGCGTGCTCGGAGACCATCCGCGACGCCGAGACCGAGCTGCTCCGGCTGGCGTATCAGTGGGCGATCGTGCACCCGGCGAACCGGCTCGACCCGGTCGAGGCCGACCAGCCTGGTCGCGAACGCGCTCGCCAGCTCGGCGGTGAGGGCACCCCGCGGGTCGCCGAGTTCGCGGCGGCGGAGTTCGGGGCCCGGATCGGCCGCTCGCCGTATGCGGCGGCGTCTCTGATCGGGGACGCGCTGGACTTGGAGCACCGGTTCCCGCGCCTGTGGGCGCGGGTCGAGGCCGGTGAGGTGCGCGCCTCCTATGCCCGCTACGTCACCACCAAGACCCGGACCCTCACCGCCGAGCAGGCGGCCTACGTCGATGCTCGCGTCTTCGAGTCCGCGGACGGGCGGCTGCCCTGGTCCCGGTTCGAGGAGCTGGTGGCCGGCACGGTCGCCCAGGCCGCCCCCGAGGCGGCCCGGGAGAAGGAGGAGCGCGCCGCCAAGGCGAGGTTCGCCAAGAAGGTCCGCCGCACCGTCGCCGACGAGACCCACGGGATGGCCTCGTTCCTGGTGCACGCCGACCTGCCCACCATCGAGGCCATCGACGACTACGTCACCCAACGAGCCAAGCAGCTCGCCGACACCCTGCCCGACGCCCCCCACCTGGCCACCGAGGATGACCGGCGGGTGCACGCGTTCCTGCTGCTGGTCTCCGGCGCGCCGGCCGACACCGACCTGGCGGATCTGTTGCCGCAGGTGTGCCTGTACGTGCACACCTACGCCGACCCCGGCGCCGACCGCACCCAGAGTTCCGAGGGGATCGTCCGGGTCGAGGGCCATGGTCCGGTCACCCAGGAGTGGGTCCGCCGGTTCCTCGGCCCGCACGCCCGGTTCACGATCCGTCCGGTCCTCGACCTCGCCGGCCAAGCCCCGGTGGATTCCTGGGAGATCCCCGACCGACATAGGCGGGCCGTGCATCTGATGACGCCGGCCGACACCTTCCCCTTCGCCTCCTGCACCTCACCGGGCATGCAGGTCGACCACACCATCCCCTATCACCAGGGTGGTGTCAGCGGGGTGGGCAACTACGGGCCGATGACCACCCTGCACCACCGGATCAAGACGCATGGCGCGGGTTGGCAGGTCAAGCAGCCGTTCCCCGGCATCTATATGTGGCGTGACCCCCACGGCGGCTTCTACCTCGTCGACCACACCGGCACCCGCCGACTCCCCGGAACCCGACGCCCCCTGGTCGTCGAGCTCTGGCACCCACCCGCCGGCATCGAGATCGCTCTTGCCGACGACTACACGCCCGCCGCCTAA
- a CDS encoding IS30 family transposase, with amino-acid sequence MATKDWSKKTSDAPEGLRRQWRADRALRPAMRSPGRPDPSRVVQRQFWRQIATGVTTVEASMAVGVSWPVGARWFRHAGGMPPISLAEPTGRHLTFEEREEIAILRAKDKGVREIARAIGRDPGTVSRELRRNAATRGGKQEYRAGVAQWKAQQAAKRPKTAKLVTNERLREYVQDRLAGNVRRPDGTIVPGPTPPPWKGLNKPHRRDRRWSTAWSPEQIAQRLKVEFPDDESMRISHEAIYQSLFIEGRGALKRELVTCLRTGRALREPRARSRNKAQGHVTADVVLSERPAEADDRAVPGHWEGDLIIGTGRSAIGTLVERSSRSTLLVHLPRLEGWGEKPYVKNGPSLGGYGAVAMNTALTASMTKLPEQLRKTLTWDRGKELSGHALFAVATGTKVFFADPHSPWQRPSNENTNGLLRQYFPKGTDLSRWSAEDLEAVAYALNNRPRKVLGWKTPAEVFEEQLRSLQQPGVASTS; translated from the coding sequence ATGGCGACGAAGGACTGGAGCAAGAAGACCAGCGATGCGCCGGAGGGGCTTCGTCGGCAGTGGCGTGCTGATCGGGCGCTGAGGCCGGCGATGCGCTCGCCCGGGCGACCGGACCCGTCGCGGGTGGTGCAGCGACAGTTCTGGCGGCAGATCGCCACGGGCGTCACGACGGTGGAGGCGTCGATGGCCGTGGGCGTGTCGTGGCCGGTCGGTGCTCGCTGGTTTCGCCACGCTGGCGGCATGCCGCCGATCTCGCTGGCCGAGCCCACCGGCCGCCACCTGACCTTCGAGGAACGCGAGGAGATCGCGATCCTGCGCGCCAAGGACAAGGGCGTGCGCGAGATAGCCCGTGCGATCGGGCGTGACCCGGGGACCGTCTCACGCGAACTTCGTCGCAATGCAGCGACTCGTGGCGGCAAGCAGGAGTACCGCGCTGGCGTAGCGCAGTGGAAGGCACAGCAGGCGGCGAAGCGTCCCAAGACCGCGAAGCTCGTGACCAACGAGCGGTTGCGTGAGTACGTGCAGGATCGGCTCGCCGGCAACGTCCGCCGTCCCGACGGCACGATCGTGCCGGGTCCGACACCGCCGCCGTGGAAGGGCCTGAACAAGCCGCATCGCCGGGACAGGCGGTGGTCGACGGCTTGGAGCCCGGAGCAGATCGCCCAGCGCCTGAAGGTCGAGTTCCCCGATGATGAGTCCATGCGCATCAGCCACGAGGCGATCTACCAGTCGCTGTTCATCGAGGGCCGCGGTGCGCTCAAGCGCGAACTGGTCACCTGTCTGCGCACCGGGCGTGCGCTGCGGGAGCCGCGGGCCCGGTCACGGAACAAGGCACAGGGGCACGTGACCGCCGATGTCGTTCTCAGCGAGCGCCCCGCTGAGGCAGACGACCGGGCCGTCCCTGGCCACTGGGAGGGCGATCTGATCATCGGCACGGGTCGGTCTGCGATCGGCACCCTCGTCGAGCGCAGCAGTCGCTCAACGCTCCTGGTCCATCTGCCGCGACTGGAGGGCTGGGGTGAGAAGCCGTACGTCAAGAACGGGCCATCACTCGGTGGCTACGGGGCCGTCGCGATGAACACCGCGCTGACCGCGTCGATGACCAAGCTGCCCGAGCAGCTGCGCAAGACCCTGACGTGGGACCGTGGCAAGGAACTCTCGGGCCACGCGTTGTTCGCGGTGGCGACCGGCACGAAGGTGTTCTTCGCCGACCCGCACTCGCCGTGGCAGCGACCGAGCAACGAGAACACCAACGGCCTGTTGCGCCAATACTTCCCCAAGGGCACCGACCTGTCGCGCTGGTCCGCCGAGGACCTGGAGGCCGTCGCCTATGCGCTCAACAACCGGCCCCGCAAGGTCCTCGGGTGGAAGACACCCGCTGAGGTCTTCGAGGAGCAACTACGCTCCCTTCAACAACCCGGTGTTGCATCGACCAGTTGA
- a CDS encoding class I SAM-dependent methyltransferase, translating to MVRILPTQKDAASNLGRFTTDASEAMVRRAAKLAEEFRASVQTVRADWQELPDHFEDATFDTVFCVGNSLHHAVGARGRVAALESMSRLLRRGGRLVLTTRTWELVRARGSRLDITDRLVRRNGRDAVVVYRWEIAPHWEEEHHIEIAVAQVDGAGPVLVRSELLSCWPYRYDELEVELSRVGLRTEMSTFNPEAENYMVVASKV from the coding sequence ATGGTTCGCATCCTTCCAACTCAAAAGGATGCGGCATCAAACCTGGGGCGCTTCACAACTGACGCCAGCGAAGCGATGGTTCGTCGGGCTGCAAAGTTGGCTGAGGAGTTCAGAGCGTCTGTCCAGACAGTGCGGGCGGACTGGCAAGAGCTGCCCGACCATTTCGAGGACGCCACCTTCGACACGGTGTTCTGTGTTGGCAACTCGCTGCACCATGCCGTGGGCGCGAGGGGCAGGGTTGCTGCCCTGGAGTCGATGTCACGGCTTCTGCGCCGTGGCGGGCGCTTGGTACTCACCACCCGCACGTGGGAACTCGTGAGGGCCAGAGGTTCCCGGCTGGACATCACTGATCGACTCGTCCGCCGGAACGGTCGCGATGCCGTCGTGGTCTACCGCTGGGAGATTGCGCCGCATTGGGAGGAGGAGCACCACATCGAGATCGCGGTCGCGCAGGTTGATGGGGCTGGGCCGGTTCTTGTCCGCTCGGAACTGCTGTCGTGCTGGCCCTACCGATACGACGAACTCGAAGTCGAGTTGAGCCGGGTCGGACTCCGGACGGAAATGAGCACGTTCAACCCTGAGGCCGAGAACTACATGGTGGTGGCGAGCAAGGTATAG